In Acidiferrobacteraceae bacterium, the genomic window AGAATCACGCTCCAGTGCAGATGCGGGCCGGTCGCGCGGCCAGTGGCCCCCACTTGGCCGATAATCTGGCCGCGACGTACATGATCGCCAGGCTTCACCTCAAATCGGCTCATGTGGTTGTACATGGTGACCAGGCCCTGCCCATGGTCAATGAACATGGTGTTCCCGTTGAAGAAGAAATTCTCGGCTTCCAGAACCACCCCGTCAGCGGGCGCGAGAATCGGCGTGCCCGTGGGTGCCGCGAGGTCTAGGCCCGCATGGGGTTTTCGCGGCTCATCGTTGAAAAAGCGCCGCAGGCCGAAGGCGCTGCTGATTCTTCCCTGAACGGGCAATTCCAGGTCCAGCGGTGGTGAGGGCACATCGGACCAGGTGGACTTGGCCTTCTTGATCTCCTTCACGTCGCGGTAGTAGCGCGCCAGGTCTTTCTTGCTCAAATCCACCTGGCGCCGGTTTTTCAGCGTGATGTACTGGGTCGGATATTTCTTGTCGACGACCTTGAACGGGTAAACATGTTTCTTGCCGTCTTCGAGGATGGCAGATACCCGGTACCGGCCCGGTTTCAGGCCCAGGGCCAGGCCCACCACGGCCTTCCACTCGCCATCCTGGCGCACGACCATGACCCGTCGCTTGCGAAATTGGGCGCGCGGAACTGCGGAACCAACCAGGGCCGGCCCCAGGTCCACGGTGACGACGCCACCGGGGACATTTTCGACAATGGGAAACTCCTGAGCCCAAAGT contains:
- a CDS encoding peptidoglycan DD-metalloendopeptidase family protein encodes the protein MKKIVSVLFLLTSPALWAQEFPIVENVPGGVVTVDLGPALVGSAVPRAQFRKRRVMVVRQDGEWKAVVGLALGLKPGRYRVSAILEDGKKHVYPFKVVDKKYPTQYITLKNRRQVDLSKKDLARYYRDVKEIKKAKSTWSDVPSPPLDLELPVQGRISSAFGLRRFFNDEPRKPHAGLDLAAPTGTPILAPADGVVLEAENFFFNGNTMFIDHGQGLVTMYNHMSRFEVKPGDHVRRGQIIGQVGATGRATGPHLHWSVILNQTMVDPAAFVSPQALAALPIHTPKSIPAATSKGS